From a region of the Sandaracinaceae bacterium genome:
- a CDS encoding DUF1801 domain-containing protein: MEKPASIDAYLTSVPPDRRVALEKLRAQIHALVPNAEECISYSMPAFRAHGKVFAGFLATQKGCSYYPFSGTTLGSLAAELAAYDQTKSALHFEPARGLPKTLVKKLVKARLAEIIR, translated from the coding sequence ATGGAGAAGCCGGCCAGCATCGACGCCTACCTCACGAGCGTGCCGCCCGACCGCCGCGTGGCGCTCGAGAAGCTGCGGGCTCAGATCCACGCCCTCGTGCCGAACGCCGAGGAGTGCATCAGCTACTCGATGCCGGCCTTCCGTGCGCACGGGAAGGTGTTCGCGGGCTTCCTCGCCACCCAAAAGGGCTGCTCCTACTACCCCTTCAGCGGGACCACGTTGGGAAGCCTCGCGGCCGAGCTCGCCGCCTACGACCAGACCAAGTCGGCGCTGCACTTCGAGCCGGCGCGTGGGCTGCCGAAGACGCTCGTGAAGAAGCTGGTGAAGGCGCGCTTGGCCGAGATCATCCGCTGA
- a CDS encoding elongation factor Tu, translating into MNQNPKTHINVGTIGHVDHGKTTLTAALSAVATHRHGGVRKAFDEIDSAPEERRRGITITAAHVAYETARRRYAHIDCPGHADFVKNMITGASQMDGAILLVDGSAGPEAQTREHVLLARQVGVKHVVVFINKMDVADPELAELVELETHELLAAQGYDPVFVRGSALGALRAATAGHFDGPEVQCIDALLAALDAHIPAPPRDVTSPFMMPIEGACTISGRGTVVTGRVERGVLTTQQKVHVIGGDELIEAVVIGTQEFHQDVPEARAGHNVGLLLRGVARGQVQRGMLVVAPNTVHSRTAGKAEIFVLTAAEGGRRRGFGSGYTPQLYFGATDVPARLLVNTGEVSPGDHTTVAFELARPVAIEVGMRFAMREGGRTIGAGVVTETS; encoded by the coding sequence ATGAACCAGAACCCGAAGACACACATCAACGTCGGCACCATCGGCCACGTGGACCACGGCAAGACCACGCTCACGGCGGCTCTCAGCGCCGTGGCCACGCATCGCCATGGCGGCGTCCGCAAGGCCTTCGACGAGATCGACAGCGCGCCCGAGGAGCGCCGTCGCGGCATCACCATCACCGCAGCGCACGTGGCCTACGAGACCGCGCGGCGCCGCTACGCGCACATCGACTGTCCGGGACACGCGGACTTCGTCAAGAACATGATCACGGGTGCGTCCCAGATGGACGGCGCCATCCTGCTCGTCGACGGCTCGGCGGGGCCGGAGGCGCAGACCCGCGAGCACGTGCTCTTGGCCCGTCAGGTGGGCGTGAAGCACGTGGTGGTGTTCATCAACAAGATGGACGTGGCGGACCCCGAGCTGGCGGAGCTGGTGGAGCTCGAGACGCACGAGCTGCTGGCGGCGCAGGGCTATGACCCGGTGTTCGTGCGCGGCTCGGCCCTGGGCGCTCTCCGGGCGGCCACCGCCGGTCACTTCGACGGCCCCGAGGTGCAGTGCATCGACGCGCTGCTCGCCGCGCTGGACGCGCACATCCCGGCTCCCCCGCGCGACGTCACGAGCCCGTTCATGATGCCCATCGAGGGCGCGTGTACGATCTCGGGGCGCGGCACGGTGGTCACCGGGCGCGTCGAGCGCGGCGTGCTCACCACCCAGCAGAAGGTCCACGTCATCGGCGGCGACGAGCTGATCGAGGCCGTGGTCATCGGCACCCAGGAGTTCCACCAGGACGTCCCCGAGGCACGAGCCGGCCACAACGTGGGCCTGCTCCTGCGCGGGGTGGCGCGCGGCCAAGTGCAGCGCGGCATGCTGGTGGTAGCCCCCAACACCGTTCACTCGCGCACCGCGGGCAAGGCCGAGATCTTCGTCCTCACCGCGGCCGAAGGTGGGCGTCGTCGCGGCTTCGGCAGCGGCTACACCCCCCAGCTCTACTTCGGCGCCACCGACGTGCCCGCCCGCCTGCTGGTGAACACCGGTGAGGTGAGCCCCGGAGACCACACCACCGTGGCCTTCGAGCTCGCCCGCCCGGTGGCCATCGAGGTGGGCATGCGCTTCGCCATGCGCGAGGGCGGCCGCACCATCGGCGCGGGCGTGGTGACGGAGACGAGCTGA
- the cydB gene encoding cytochrome d ubiquinol oxidase subunit II has translation MLEVTWFFLAALPLVAYTVLDGFDLGVGILHHRVARTDAERKQVLASIGPVWDGNEVWLVVAGATLFLAFPVLFGVAFSGFYLPLTLVLWLLVFRALGIELRHLLPHRLFNTFWDASFTGASALLAFALGAALGNVVRGVSLDDQGQFFAPLWTDLWWPAPGVPGQTGVVDAYTLLTGLTAVVVLALHGALWLAHRVEGVVAERAQREARRLVVASLVLVVGLTAATLVVQPNLSANFGRYPLGLVAPMGGAVALGVLGVAVRGGRWQRAFRASAAWITALLASAAYAVFPYVLPARDPARSLHLSDAANDAGALSIALWWWIPGMVLAAGYCVVMYRALPRITAPQRPSESAAAHSA, from the coding sequence ATGTTGGAGGTCACCTGGTTCTTCCTCGCGGCGCTCCCGCTCGTGGCGTACACCGTGCTGGACGGCTTCGACCTCGGCGTGGGCATCCTGCATCACCGCGTGGCGCGCACCGACGCCGAGCGCAAGCAGGTGCTCGCGTCCATCGGGCCCGTGTGGGACGGCAACGAGGTCTGGCTGGTGGTGGCGGGCGCCACGCTGTTCCTTGCGTTCCCCGTGCTCTTCGGAGTGGCGTTCAGTGGCTTCTACCTGCCGCTCACGTTGGTGCTGTGGCTCTTGGTGTTTCGCGCGCTGGGCATCGAGCTGCGGCACCTGTTGCCGCACCGGCTGTTCAACACGTTCTGGGATGCGTCGTTCACGGGAGCGAGCGCGCTGCTGGCCTTCGCGCTCGGCGCCGCGCTGGGCAACGTGGTGCGGGGCGTGTCGCTGGATGACCAGGGCCAGTTCTTCGCGCCGCTGTGGACCGACCTGTGGTGGCCTGCGCCCGGGGTTCCGGGGCAGACCGGAGTGGTGGACGCATACACGCTGCTGACGGGGCTGACGGCGGTGGTCGTGCTGGCGCTGCACGGAGCGCTGTGGCTGGCGCACCGCGTGGAGGGCGTGGTGGCGGAGCGCGCGCAGCGGGAGGCGCGGCGGTTGGTGGTGGCGAGCCTGGTGCTGGTGGTGGGGCTGACGGCGGCCACGCTGGTGGTCCAGCCGAACCTGAGCGCGAACTTCGGGCGGTACCCCTTGGGCCTCGTGGCACCGATGGGCGGCGCGGTGGCGCTGGGGGTGCTGGGTGTTGCGGTGCGTGGTGGACGCTGGCAACGTGCGTTCCGCGCGAGCGCCGCGTGGATCACCGCGCTGCTGGCGAGCGCGGCGTATGCGGTGTTCCCCTATGTGCTCCCAGCGAGAGACCCAGCACGCAGCCTGCACTTGAGCGACGCTGCAAACGACGCGGGCGCGCTCAGCATCGCGCTCTGGTGGTGGATCCCTGGGATGGTGCTGGCCGCGGGGTACTGCGTGGTGATGTACCGGGCCCTGCCGCGGATCACGGCGCCTCAGCGGCCGAGCGAGTCAGCCGCAGCGCACTCGGCGTAG
- a CDS encoding cytochrome ubiquinol oxidase subunit I — protein sequence MDALAAHRFQFAFTVTYHYLFPQLTMGLALLIVVLKGVGLRAGPELAARANEAARFWVRVFALGFVMGVVTGIPLEFQFGTNWARFSTAAGGIISQTLAMEGVFAFVLESAFLGLLVYGEQRLGPRLHFGAALMVCIGTWLSGWFIVVTNAFMQHPVGYEQLADGSLRLASLWAYLTNPWAFVQYAHTMVGSVLTASFVMCGVGAYYALMDQHREHAALFLRVGVIAGAIASVAIAMPTGDMQARLVSEHKPVTFAAMEGHFDTEDGAGLVMIGQPNMETLHLDNPVVVPRMLSVMTHQRWGSRIEGLREYPREEWPDNVPLLYYAYHVMVGLGTLFMALMGVSAFLLYRRKLLTTRPVLIALMLASPFPFIANTAGWMTAELGRQPWLIHGLMRTADGTSQAVSEGNVLFTLLGFMGLYALLSLVFVLTFQRILQQGPSAGHSEEAH from the coding sequence ATGGACGCGCTCGCCGCACACCGCTTTCAATTCGCGTTCACCGTCACGTACCACTACCTGTTCCCGCAGCTGACCATGGGCCTCGCGCTACTGATCGTGGTGCTGAAGGGCGTGGGGCTGCGGGCTGGACCCGAGCTCGCCGCCCGCGCCAACGAAGCAGCGCGCTTCTGGGTCCGGGTGTTCGCGCTGGGCTTCGTGATGGGCGTGGTCACGGGCATCCCGCTGGAGTTCCAGTTCGGCACCAACTGGGCGCGCTTCAGCACCGCGGCGGGGGGCATCATCTCGCAGACGTTGGCCATGGAGGGCGTCTTCGCGTTCGTGCTCGAGTCCGCGTTCCTGGGTCTCTTGGTCTACGGCGAGCAGCGGCTCGGACCGCGCCTGCACTTCGGTGCAGCACTCATGGTGTGCATCGGCACGTGGCTGAGCGGCTGGTTCATCGTGGTGACCAACGCGTTCATGCAGCACCCCGTGGGCTACGAGCAGCTGGCCGATGGCTCGCTGCGGCTCGCGAGCTTGTGGGCCTACCTCACCAACCCGTGGGCCTTCGTTCAATATGCCCACACCATGGTGGGCTCGGTGCTGACCGCGTCGTTCGTGATGTGCGGAGTGGGCGCCTACTACGCGCTCATGGACCAGCACCGCGAGCACGCAGCCCTGTTCCTGCGCGTGGGCGTCATCGCCGGCGCCATCGCCAGCGTGGCCATCGCCATGCCCACGGGCGACATGCAGGCGCGCCTCGTGTCGGAGCACAAGCCCGTGACGTTCGCCGCCATGGAGGGCCACTTCGACACCGAGGACGGCGCGGGCCTGGTGATGATCGGCCAGCCCAACATGGAGACGCTGCACCTCGACAACCCCGTCGTGGTGCCGCGCATGCTGTCGGTCATGACGCACCAGCGCTGGGGGTCACGCATCGAGGGCCTGCGCGAGTACCCGCGCGAGGAGTGGCCCGACAACGTGCCGCTGCTGTACTACGCGTACCACGTGATGGTGGGGCTCGGGACGCTGTTCATGGCGCTCATGGGAGTGTCCGCGTTCCTGCTCTACCGCAGGAAGCTGCTCACCACGCGCCCCGTGCTGATCGCGCTGATGCTGGCCTCACCCTTCCCGTTCATCGCCAACACGGCGGGCTGGATGACCGCCGAGCTGGGCCGGCAGCCGTGGCTCATCCACGGGCTCATGCGCACGGCCGACGGAACCTCGCAGGCGGTCTCCGAGGGCAACGTGCTGTTCACCCTGCTGGGCTTCATGGGGCTCTACGCGCTGCTGTCGCTGGTGTTCGTGCTCACCTTCCAGCGCATCCTGCAGCAAGGGCCCAGCGCGGGCCATAGCGAGGAGGCGCACTGA
- the recN gene encoding DNA repair protein RecN, producing the protein MLTCVRVRNFAIIDELEVELGAGLNVFTGETGAGKSILVSALQLVLGGKARPDVVRTGAEQAEVEALFDISADPTARARMLEAGIEVEADEPELVIRRVIQANGRTRAFINGQMATAGQLAQVTSGLADISSQHQYHTLVDARTHLGYLDAFAGLEADRDAITEAHRRFADADARVQELVARHRDRGQREDLLRFQLKEIDDLAPRADEEAELTAERSLLRHAERLAGVAGGAEHVLYSADAAVCEKVARVATDVRAGAAFDPRLNAIADQIEAAQTQLEDAASELGRYARGINVDPGRLAEVEERTDRLARLKRKHGGTLADVVALRGRLALELADLDDFEAALSAAEHKREVAREAAAAIALRLREARKKAASKLSRSISGELASLGMGDAQVEVDVQPLEGRGGELEIEGARLSPTGIDRAEFLIAPNRGEAARPLAKVASGGELSRAMLAIKRVLAGVGPAGLYVFDEVDSGVGGAVAEVIGQKLNDVAAHSQVLCITHLAQIAVYGDAHFRVHKEVVGSRTHSRVTQLKQGERLEEVARMLGGLTVTAATRAAAGEMLEGAQKAGLAAKASHAVKAAAPALAATPKPGNAAAIPAPEPAVVGVDKARASKKKAAAKG; encoded by the coding sequence ATGCTCACGTGCGTGCGGGTTCGCAACTTCGCCATCATCGACGAGCTCGAGGTCGAGCTCGGGGCCGGCTTGAACGTCTTCACCGGGGAGACGGGCGCCGGAAAGTCCATCTTGGTCAGCGCGCTCCAGCTGGTGTTGGGAGGCAAGGCCCGCCCGGACGTGGTGCGCACCGGGGCCGAGCAGGCCGAGGTGGAGGCGCTCTTCGACATCTCGGCGGACCCCACGGCGCGCGCGCGCATGCTGGAGGCCGGCATCGAGGTGGAGGCCGACGAGCCCGAGCTGGTCATCCGCCGGGTCATCCAGGCCAACGGCCGCACGCGCGCCTTCATCAACGGGCAGATGGCCACGGCCGGGCAGCTGGCGCAGGTCACCAGCGGCCTCGCGGACATCTCGTCGCAGCACCAGTACCACACGCTCGTAGACGCTCGGACGCACCTCGGCTACCTGGACGCCTTCGCGGGCCTCGAGGCCGACCGCGACGCCATCACCGAAGCACACCGCCGCTTCGCGGACGCGGACGCACGCGTGCAAGAGCTGGTGGCCCGCCACCGTGACCGCGGGCAGCGTGAAGATCTCCTCCGCTTCCAGCTCAAAGAGATTGATGACCTCGCCCCCCGGGCCGACGAAGAAGCCGAGCTCACGGCCGAGCGCAGCCTGCTGCGCCACGCCGAGCGCCTGGCCGGGGTGGCCGGTGGCGCCGAGCACGTGCTCTATTCTGCGGACGCGGCGGTCTGCGAGAAGGTCGCGCGCGTGGCCACGGACGTGCGCGCGGGGGCGGCGTTCGACCCGCGCCTCAACGCCATCGCAGACCAAATCGAGGCGGCGCAGACGCAGCTGGAAGACGCTGCGTCCGAGCTGGGCCGCTACGCGCGCGGCATCAACGTGGACCCGGGCCGCCTGGCCGAGGTGGAAGAACGGACCGACCGCTTGGCCCGGCTCAAGCGCAAGCACGGCGGCACCCTGGCCGACGTGGTGGCCCTGCGCGGGCGTCTGGCCTTGGAGCTGGCGGATCTCGACGACTTCGAGGCGGCCCTCAGCGCGGCCGAGCACAAGCGTGAGGTGGCCCGCGAGGCCGCCGCAGCCATCGCCCTGCGCCTGCGCGAGGCCCGCAAGAAGGCGGCGTCGAAGCTCAGCCGGTCCATCAGCGGGGAGCTCGCGTCGCTCGGCATGGGTGACGCCCAGGTGGAGGTGGACGTGCAGCCCCTCGAGGGGCGCGGCGGCGAGCTCGAGATCGAGGGCGCGCGCCTGTCGCCCACCGGCATCGACCGCGCCGAGTTCCTGATCGCCCCCAACCGCGGGGAGGCCGCGCGGCCGCTCGCCAAGGTGGCCAGCGGCGGTGAGCTCTCGCGCGCCATGCTGGCCATCAAGCGCGTGCTCGCCGGGGTGGGCCCGGCCGGACTCTATGTGTTCGACGAGGTGGACTCGGGTGTGGGCGGCGCCGTGGCCGAGGTCATCGGTCAGAAGCTCAACGACGTGGCGGCCCACAGTCAGGTGCTGTGCATCACCCACTTGGCGCAGATCGCGGTCTATGGAGACGCCCACTTCCGCGTGCACAAGGAGGTGGTGGGCAGCCGCACACACAGCCGTGTCACGCAGCTGAAGCAGGGCGAGCGCCTCGAAGAGGTGGCCCGCATGCTGGGCGGCCTCACCGTCACCGCCGCCACGCGCGCCGCTGCGGGCGAAATGCTGGAGGGCGCCCAGAAGGCGGGCCTGGCAGCCAAGGCGAGCCACGCGGTCAAAGCCGCCGCACCGGCCCTTGCGGCCACCCCCAAGCCGGGCAACGCAGCGGCCATTCCGGCGCCGGAGCCCGCGGTGGTGGGCGTGGACAAGGCACGCGCGTCCAAGAAAAAGGCCGCGGCCAAGGGCTGA
- a CDS encoding DUF2236 domain-containing protein encodes MTISLAALKAQVRSQKTLIPSLYGGVDFETVPERFTRDPNVQSMLPGGFAAKYRGKVLADTDSVERMLAYTMLGDVVADAYAALIPQYGFKRLIDMLVSACQHGIESVPDAPPELERFIASMEKRPDWIDPKLSAQGARAERVSMALFVPFVIRGAFIATFLNKYSGLPMAMTGTLSDDSAVQRVKETASFFTTASLPGALDRFGAGFRAAAMVRLMHSMVRMNLLVRSGRWDVATYGIPIPQVDQMPAGTMPAFVTAYRAVHEKRGFTRRERAVVEHCRHQCFLLGLPPELLLETPQDIFDSMLVYTATLRDGYDDATNGALVRATMSAYLPESHELPGRIQNALERSISKVFFRHTFRVPTDKVRMMGMVPSPLDYAIFTAFQAYVWPTLFAHMAAERIPVVEGMADRWLVKRIDELLVSYGHAEYTTDPSKYAVARPSHGASPMPHMRPATV; translated from the coding sequence ATGACCATCTCGCTTGCTGCGCTGAAGGCCCAGGTCCGCTCCCAGAAGACGCTGATTCCATCCCTGTACGGGGGCGTGGACTTCGAGACGGTGCCCGAGCGCTTCACGCGCGACCCCAACGTGCAGAGCATGCTGCCCGGCGGGTTTGCGGCGAAGTACCGGGGGAAGGTGCTCGCGGACACGGACTCCGTGGAGCGCATGCTCGCGTACACCATGCTGGGCGACGTGGTGGCCGACGCGTATGCGGCGCTCATTCCGCAGTACGGCTTCAAGCGGCTGATCGACATGCTGGTGTCGGCCTGCCAGCACGGCATCGAGTCCGTGCCTGACGCGCCGCCCGAGCTGGAGCGCTTCATCGCTTCGATGGAGAAGCGGCCCGACTGGATCGATCCGAAGCTGAGCGCGCAGGGAGCGCGGGCCGAGCGCGTGTCCATGGCGCTGTTCGTGCCGTTCGTGATCCGCGGGGCGTTCATCGCCACGTTCTTGAACAAGTACTCGGGGCTGCCCATGGCCATGACGGGCACGCTGTCCGACGACTCGGCGGTGCAGCGCGTGAAGGAGACCGCCAGCTTCTTCACCACGGCGTCGCTGCCCGGGGCGCTCGACCGCTTTGGCGCCGGCTTCCGCGCCGCCGCGATGGTGCGCCTGATGCACTCCATGGTGCGCATGAACCTGCTGGTGCGGTCCGGTCGCTGGGACGTGGCGACCTACGGCATCCCCATCCCGCAGGTGGACCAGATGCCCGCGGGCACCATGCCGGCCTTCGTCACGGCCTACCGCGCCGTGCACGAGAAGCGCGGCTTCACGCGGCGTGAGCGCGCGGTGGTGGAGCACTGCCGCCACCAGTGCTTCTTGCTGGGCCTGCCGCCGGAGCTGCTGCTCGAGACGCCACAAGACATCTTCGACTCCATGCTGGTGTACACGGCCACGCTGCGCGACGGTTACGACGACGCCACCAACGGGGCGCTGGTGCGCGCCACCATGTCGGCCTACCTGCCCGAGAGCCACGAGCTGCCGGGACGCATCCAGAACGCGCTCGAGCGCAGCATCTCGAAGGTGTTCTTCCGCCACACGTTCCGCGTGCCCACCGACAAGGTGCGCATGATGGGCATGGTCCCGAGCCCGCTCGACTACGCCATCTTCACCGCGTTCCAGGCCTATGTGTGGCCCACGCTGTTCGCGCACATGGCCGCCGAGCGCATCCCCGTGGTGGAGGGCATGGCCGACCGCTGGCTGGTGAAGCGCATCGACGAGCTGCTGGTGAGCTACGGCCACGCCGAGTACACCACCGACCCCAGCAAGTACGCGGTGGCGCGCCCGAGCCACGGGGCGAGCCCCATGCCGCACATGCGGCCCGCCACGGTCTGA
- a CDS encoding OsmC family protein: MTAKQRYHATGSVRAGGEGRLLAHGLDVPFDGTAGRLDALPGPSDVLAAALCACILKNVERFSHILSFQYESASVEVTAEREEPPPRIARVSYVLRVVTDEPRARVELLHRNIRKFGTITNTLAAAGEVTGSIESVAPGT, encoded by the coding sequence GTGACCGCGAAGCAGCGCTATCACGCAACGGGCAGCGTGCGCGCGGGCGGCGAGGGGCGGCTCTTGGCCCACGGGCTCGATGTCCCTTTCGACGGGACCGCAGGCCGTCTGGACGCGCTGCCCGGGCCGAGCGACGTGCTGGCCGCGGCCCTGTGCGCCTGCATCCTCAAGAACGTGGAGCGCTTCTCGCACATCCTGTCGTTCCAGTACGAGTCCGCCAGCGTGGAGGTCACGGCCGAGCGTGAAGAGCCACCGCCACGCATCGCGCGGGTGAGCTACGTGCTGCGCGTGGTCACCGACGAACCACGGGCGCGCGTCGAGCTGCTGCACCGGAACATTCGCAAGTTCGGCACCATCACCAACACGCTCGCGGCCGCCGGTGAGGTCACGGGCAGCATCGAGAGCGTGGCGCCGGGCACCTGA
- the arsA gene encoding arsenical pump-driving ATPase, which yields MSNLIQSPTRILFFTGKGGVGKTSAACATAIGLTDEGKRVLLVSTDPASNLDEVLGVTLTSAPTAVPRVPGLSALNIDPEQAAHDYRERIVGPYRGVLPAVAVASMEEQLSGACTVEIAAFDEFSKLLGDEAATAAFDHVIFDTAPTGHTLRLLELPAAWTGFIDANVGGTSCLGPLSGLDAQKALYAASNQALRDPAQTILVLVARPDRSSLKEAERTRAELAQLGVGNVRLILNGVFRARDTSDATAVAMEARGRASLEALPEGLRGLARVDVPLLPFGLVGIEALRKMGTFDEAAGDAPPTPDALPFHGASLDSLIDELAVQGKGVVMTMGKGGVGKTTVAARVASQLARRGFDVTLTTTDPAAHVEQAVRDLSGGAASLWVTRIDPARETARYTAEVLATAGADLDAAGRALLEEDLRSPCTEEIAVFRAFAEAVAEGEDRFVIIDTAPTGHTVLLLDAAESYHREVLKKPSGSPEAVQRLLPRLRDPLFTHVLLVTLPEATPLHEAMQLERDLARADIKPFAWVVNQSLTPLQVTDPVLRMRRAHEATHLRELAAHATKVVLEPWSAGASPPLVVTPAAASSLVQGAPL from the coding sequence ATGTCCAACCTCATCCAAAGCCCCACGCGCATCCTCTTCTTCACGGGCAAGGGTGGCGTGGGCAAGACCTCCGCCGCCTGCGCCACCGCCATCGGCCTCACCGACGAAGGCAAGCGGGTGCTGCTCGTGAGCACCGACCCCGCGTCCAACCTCGACGAGGTGCTGGGCGTGACGCTCACTTCGGCGCCCACCGCGGTGCCGCGTGTGCCGGGCCTGTCCGCGCTGAACATCGACCCCGAGCAGGCCGCGCACGACTACCGCGAGCGCATCGTGGGGCCCTATCGAGGCGTGCTCCCCGCCGTGGCCGTGGCCAGCATGGAAGAGCAGCTCTCGGGCGCCTGCACGGTGGAGATCGCGGCGTTCGACGAGTTCTCGAAGCTGCTGGGGGACGAGGCTGCCACGGCCGCGTTCGACCACGTCATCTTCGACACGGCGCCCACCGGCCACACGCTGCGCCTGCTGGAGCTGCCCGCCGCGTGGACCGGCTTCATCGACGCCAACGTGGGCGGCACCTCGTGCCTCGGACCGCTGTCGGGCTTGGATGCGCAGAAGGCGCTGTACGCCGCCTCGAACCAGGCGCTGCGCGACCCCGCGCAGACCATCCTCGTGCTGGTGGCGCGCCCCGATCGCTCGTCGCTCAAGGAAGCCGAGCGCACCCGCGCAGAGCTGGCCCAGCTGGGGGTGGGCAACGTGCGGCTCATCTTGAACGGCGTGTTCCGCGCCCGAGACACCAGCGACGCCACCGCGGTGGCCATGGAGGCGCGCGGCCGAGCCTCGCTCGAGGCGCTCCCCGAGGGGCTGCGCGGGCTCGCGCGCGTGGACGTGCCGTTGCTGCCGTTCGGGCTCGTGGGCATCGAGGCGCTCCGCAAGATGGGCACGTTCGACGAGGCCGCGGGTGACGCGCCGCCCACGCCCGACGCCCTTCCCTTCCACGGCGCCTCGCTCGACAGCCTGATCGACGAGTTGGCCGTGCAGGGCAAGGGCGTGGTGATGACCATGGGCAAGGGCGGCGTGGGCAAGACCACCGTGGCCGCGCGCGTGGCCAGCCAGCTCGCGCGCCGGGGCTTCGACGTCACGCTCACCACCACGGACCCTGCGGCCCACGTGGAGCAAGCGGTGCGCGACCTGAGCGGCGGCGCCGCCAGCCTGTGGGTCACGCGCATCGACCCCGCGCGCGAGACAGCGCGGTACACCGCCGAGGTGCTCGCCACGGCCGGTGCCGACCTCGACGCCGCCGGCCGGGCCCTGCTGGAGGAAGACCTGCGCAGCCCCTGCACCGAGGAGATCGCGGTCTTCCGCGCGTTCGCCGAGGCCGTCGCAGAGGGCGAAGACCGCTTCGTGATCATCGACACCGCACCCACGGGCCACACCGTGCTGCTGCTGGACGCGGCCGAGTCGTACCACCGCGAGGTGCTCAAGAAGCCGAGCGGCAGCCCCGAGGCCGTGCAGCGCCTGCTCCCCCGCCTGCGAGACCCGCTGTTCACCCACGTGCTGCTGGTCACGCTGCCCGAAGCCACTCCGCTGCACGAGGCCATGCAGCTGGAGCGCGACCTCGCCCGCGCCGACATCAAGCCCTTCGCGTGGGTCGTGAACCAGAGCCTCACGCCGCTGCAGGTGACCGACCCCGTGCTGCGCATGCGGAGAGCCCACGAGGCCACCCACCTGCGTGAGCTGGCGGCGCACGCCACGAAGGTGGTGCTCGAGCCGTGGAGCGCGGGGGCCTCGCCGCCGCTGGTGGTCACCCCGGCGGCAGCCAGCAGCCTGGTGCAAGGGGCGCCGCTGTGA
- the arsD gene encoding arsenite efflux transporter metallochaperone ArsD, translated as MSSVRVFDPAMCCSSGVCGPAVDPRLARFAADLAWLESQGVSVQRFNLSKQPAAFAQDAAVKAALEARGEAALPLINVNGDVKSVGTYPSRDELAAWAGVSAPTATAS; from the coding sequence ATGTCTAGTGTCCGCGTCTTCGATCCCGCCATGTGCTGCTCCTCCGGTGTCTGCGGCCCCGCCGTGGACCCACGGCTGGCGCGCTTCGCCGCAGACCTGGCCTGGCTCGAGAGCCAAGGGGTCTCGGTGCAGCGCTTCAACCTGTCGAAGCAGCCGGCGGCGTTCGCACAAGACGCCGCGGTAAAGGCCGCGCTCGAGGCCAGGGGCGAGGCCGCGCTGCCCTTGATCAACGTGAACGGCGACGTGAAGAGCGTGGGCACGTACCCGTCGCGCGATGAGCTGGCCGCTTGGGCCGGCGTCAGCGCACCCACCGCCACCGCCAGCTGA
- a CDS encoding dihydrofolate reductase, producing the protein MRRTHAFMAMSLDGFIAGPNDELDWLIHFEGVEDTFTPFFAEVGALLMGRRSYDVVSAFEGPWQYRNTPVLVATTRPLLPQRASVRAVSGSIASLVQQAQEVAGERDVYIDGGAMIRASLDAGLVDELTVTLVPIVLGAGIPLFTGVTRRHELELLGSRPIGGGLVQLRYAPRR; encoded by the coding sequence ATGAGACGAACTCACGCGTTCATGGCCATGTCCCTCGACGGCTTCATCGCAGGCCCCAACGACGAGCTCGACTGGCTCATCCATTTTGAGGGAGTGGAAGACACCTTCACCCCGTTCTTCGCTGAGGTGGGCGCCCTGCTGATGGGCCGGCGCAGCTATGACGTGGTCAGCGCGTTCGAGGGCCCCTGGCAGTATCGCAACACGCCCGTGCTGGTGGCCACCACACGCCCGCTTCTGCCGCAGCGGGCCTCCGTGCGCGCTGTGAGCGGCAGCATCGCGAGCCTGGTGCAGCAGGCCCAGGAGGTCGCTGGGGAGCGCGACGTCTACATCGACGGAGGCGCCATGATTCGAGCTTCGCTCGACGCCGGCCTGGTGGACGAGCTCACGGTCACGCTCGTCCCCATCGTGCTCGGTGCAGGCATCCCGCTGTTCACGGGGGTCACGCGGCGGCACGAGCTCGAGCTGCTGGGCTCCCGCCCCATTGGCGGGGGGCTGGTGCAGCTGCGCTACGCGCCACGGCGCTGA